From Patescibacteria group bacterium, a single genomic window includes:
- a CDS encoding transglycosylase domain-containing protein: MARKGRPVKKKSLMTFWDVLVLPFVLLFFFLIKIGDTVRWFFKVLWQLIKIFLSLRLKLPHPYFPRYRLPTLPKLRISLPKISLPQPQIKLPSLKGRPQGQGFILGVFFTLIFVLLPYETWLMLEKLPHPQLLAVREIPVTTKIFDRNGFLLYEIYAEQNRTPVTLAEIPPFLKQATIAIEDKEFYNHLGFSPRGILRATREIILHRRIQGGSTITQQLIRSALLNQEVTLPRKIKEIILSFWAERIYSKDQILEMYFNQVPYGGTAWGIEAASHTYFGKSVKDLNLAEASYLAGLPASPSVYSPFGIHPEQGLTRQKEVLQRMMEDSYLDETAKLKAEETKLQFATPKTEIKAPHFVMYIKDLLERKYGSRLVQMGGLRVTTTLDLPTQEIAQSLVTNEVERLKSLNVGNGAVLITNPKTGEILAMVGSKDYFGASSSLSFKQFEGAFNVTLALRQPGSSIKVVNYALALTNGLTAATVLDDTPATFQVPGQPPYTPKNYDGKFHGQVTLREALANSYNVPAVKILAQMGVKKMIEQGKKMGIASWPDENRYGLSLTLGGGEVTMLDMARVYGTLANQGEKEELVSLLKITDYKGQVLEEHRSSQGETVLPAGVAFILSNILADNHARSAAFGLNSLLVVPGKTVAVKTGTSNDLRDNWAIGFTPSYVVVTWVGNNDNSPMNWVASGVTGATPIWQQLMINLLKDKPDELILPGEDILRADVCGKSEYFLKGTFKNLSCPSRLTVEPSPSPLP, translated from the coding sequence GGTAAAGAAAAAATCTCTCATGACCTTTTGGGATGTTTTGGTTTTGCCTTTTGTTTTGCTCTTCTTTTTTCTGATCAAAATCGGTGATACGGTCAGATGGTTTTTCAAGGTTTTATGGCAATTAATAAAAATCTTCCTAAGTTTAAGATTAAAACTCCCCCATCCTTATTTTCCCCGATATCGCTTACCAACTTTACCCAAATTAAGAATAAGTCTTCCGAAAATCAGTCTGCCTCAACCTCAAATTAAATTACCGTCCTTAAAGGGGAGACCGCAAGGGCAAGGGTTTATCCTGGGTGTTTTTTTCACTTTAATTTTTGTTTTGCTTCCTTACGAGACTTGGCTTATGTTAGAAAAACTCCCCCATCCTCAACTTTTAGCGGTCAGGGAAATTCCGGTCACCACTAAGATTTTTGACCGTAACGGCTTTTTACTTTATGAGATTTATGCCGAACAAAACCGTACCCCGGTAACCTTAGCCGAGATTCCGCCCTTTTTAAAACAAGCGACCATTGCGATTGAAGATAAAGAATTTTATAACCATCTTGGTTTTTCTCCTCGGGGAATTTTAAGGGCGACCAGGGAAATTATTCTCCATCGCCGAATTCAGGGCGGCTCAACGATCACACAACAATTAATAAGAAGCGCCCTTTTAAATCAAGAGGTGACTTTGCCAAGAAAAATAAAAGAAATTATCCTTTCTTTCTGGGCAGAGAGAATTTACAGTAAGGATCAGATCCTGGAAATGTATTTTAATCAAGTTCCCTACGGCGGCACCGCCTGGGGCATTGAAGCGGCCAGTCATACCTATTTCGGCAAGTCCGTTAAAGATTTAAACCTCGCTGAAGCTTCTTATCTGGCGGGACTGCCGGCCTCACCCAGTGTCTATTCTCCTTTTGGCATTCACCCGGAACAAGGCTTAACCCGTCAAAAAGAAGTCCTGCAAAGAATGATGGAAGACAGTTATCTTGATGAAACGGCAAAACTTAAGGCCGAAGAAACCAAACTTCAGTTTGCCACCCCCAAAACCGAGATTAAAGCGCCTCATTTTGTCATGTATATCAAGGATCTTTTGGAAAGAAAATACGGGTCAAGACTCGTCCAAATGGGCGGCTTAAGAGTCACAACCACTCTCGATTTACCAACTCAAGAAATAGCGCAAAGCCTGGTAACCAATGAGGTTGAAAGATTAAAATCCTTAAATGTCGGCAACGGCGCCGTCCTAATCACAAATCCGAAAACGGGTGAGATTTTAGCGATGGTTGGCTCTAAAGATTATTTTGGCGCTTCATCTTCTTTGTCTTTTAAACAATTTGAAGGAGCTTTTAATGTTACCTTAGCTTTACGCCAGCCCGGTTCTTCCATTAAAGTCGTTAATTACGCTCTGGCTCTAACCAACGGTTTGACCGCGGCCACGGTTTTAGATGATACACCGGCAACTTTCCAGGTTCCGGGTCAACCGCCCTATACGCCTAAAAATTACGACGGAAAGTTCCACGGTCAAGTGACTTTAAGAGAGGCTTTGGCCAATTCCTATAATGTTCCGGCGGTGAAGATTTTAGCGCAAATGGGGGTTAAAAAAATGATTGAACAGGGCAAAAAAATGGGTATTGCTTCCTGGCCGGATGAAAACCGCTACGGTCTTTCCTTAACCTTGGGCGGCGGCGAGGTGACGATGCTGGATATGGCCAGGGTTTACGGCACTTTAGCCAATCAGGGGGAAAAAGAAGAACTGGTAAGTCTTCTTAAAATCACCGACTATAAAGGACAAGTTTTGGAAGAACATCGTTCTTCGCAGGGAGAAACCGTTTTGCCGGCCGGCGTTGCTTTTATTCTTTCTAATATTTTGGCTGATAACCATGCCAGAAGCGCGGCTTTCGGTTTAAATTCCCTTTTAGTCGTCCCCGGTAAAACCGTGGCGGTTAAAACCGGCACCAGTAATGATCTTCGGGATAACTGGGCCATCGGTTTTACGCCTTCTTACGTGGTTGTCACCTGGGTTGGGAATAATGATAACAGCCCGATGAATTGGGTCGCCTCGGGCGTGACCGGCGCCACCCCCATTTGGCAGCAACTCATGATCAATTTATTAAAAGATAAGCCAGATGAGCTGATTTTGCCTGGTGAGGATATTCTCAGGGCCGACGTTTGCGGTAAATCGGAATATTTCTTAAAAGGAACGTTTAAAAATCTTTCCTGTCCGTCCCGCTTAACCGTTGAACCCTCGCCCTCCCCTCTACCCTAA
- a CDS encoding ribonuclease H-like YkuK family protein, which translates to MDNDLDQFNSFTFGTLSLAEVKEKVLKFMEERPEEKYRVVIGSDSQAKNGTETDFVSAIVIHRLGCGGIYFWQRKIEKKTYVLRQRIYQEATLSLALADKFLEQTKHDGISRYDVEIHVDIGEYGETKEMINEVVGMVRNLGYKVQIKPSSYGASKVADRHT; encoded by the coding sequence ATGGATAATGATTTGGATCAGTTTAATAGTTTTACCTTCGGTACCTTAAGTTTAGCTGAAGTCAAGGAGAAGGTCTTGAAGTTTATGGAGGAACGGCCGGAAGAAAAATACCGTGTGGTTATCGGCAGTGATTCCCAAGCGAAAAACGGAACCGAAACCGATTTTGTCTCCGCGATCGTCATCCACCGTCTCGGTTGCGGCGGGATATATTTTTGGCAGCGGAAAATTGAGAAAAAAACCTACGTCTTGCGCCAGAGGATTTATCAGGAGGCGACCCTGTCTTTGGCTTTGGCCGATAAGTTTTTAGAACAAACCAAGCATGACGGGATCAGCCGCTATGACGTTGAGATCCACGTTGACATCGGCGAGTACGGCGAGACCAAAGAGATGATCAATGAGGTCGTCGGCATGGTCAGAAACTTAGGTTATAAAGTGCAAATTAAACCCTCTTCTTACGGCGCTTCAAAGGTTGCGGACCGGCATACCTAA
- a CDS encoding DNA alkylation repair protein: MFLQVQKELKKLANPEKARILARFFKTGKGEYGEGDKFLGIMTGPIQDLAGKYKDLSFSDLQKLLNGQYHEERTLAVMILIRQYKKGERVKREEVFKFYLKNTKKINNWNLVDISAPKIIGEYIWIMDNGNCGIGREILYRLARSENLWERRIAIISTFAFIRENDFVDTLKIAEILLTDKHDLIHKAVGWMLREIGKKDQKAEEVFLKKHYQTMPRTMLRYAIEKFSQKQREFYLAS; this comes from the coding sequence ATGTTTTTGCAAGTTCAAAAAGAGCTCAAAAAATTAGCCAATCCCGAAAAAGCCAGGATTTTGGCGAGATTTTTTAAAACCGGCAAAGGCGAATACGGCGAAGGCGACAAGTTTTTAGGGATCATGACCGGACCGATTCAGGACTTAGCAGGTAAGTATAAAGATTTATCTTTTTCAGACCTTCAGAAGCTTCTAAACGGGCAATATCACGAAGAACGGACACTTGCTGTTATGATTTTGATTAGGCAGTATAAGAAAGGAGAAAGGGTAAAGAGGGAAGAGGTTTTTAAATTCTACTTAAAAAACACCAAAAAAATTAACAATTGGAACCTGGTGGATATTTCGGCACCAAAAATAATCGGAGAATACATTTGGATAATGGATAATGGGAATTGTGGAATTGGTAGAGAGATATTATATAGGTTGGCGAGGAGTGAGAATTTGTGGGAGAGAAGGATTGCGATTATCTCAACTTTTGCTTTTATCAGGGAAAACGATTTCGTTGACACCTTAAAAATTGCGGAAATTTTACTTACCGACAAACATGATTTAATTCATAAAGCCGTTGGTTGGATGCTAAGGGAGATCGGTAAGAAAGATCAAAAGGCAGAAGAGGTTTTTTTAAAGAAACATTATCAGACTATGCCCAGAACCATGCTTCGCTACGCCATTGAGAAGTTTTCCCAAAAGCAAAGAGAGTTTTATTTAGCTTCCTAA
- a CDS encoding MGMT family protein, giving the protein MKSFKEKVYEITRNIPKGKVATYGQIAWLAGNKKAARAVGALMRTNPNAPRTPCHRVVSADGSLTGYSGKGGIKKKKQMLLGEGVIFKNDKVDKICFVY; this is encoded by the coding sequence ATGAAATCTTTCAAAGAAAAAGTTTACGAGATCACCAGAAATATTCCTAAAGGCAAGGTGGCAACCTATGGTCAAATTGCTTGGTTGGCTGGAAACAAAAAAGCCGCCAGAGCTGTTGGCGCGTTAATGAGAACTAATCCTAATGCGCCCCGTACTCCCTGCCACCGCGTGGTTTCTGCTGATGGATCACTAACAGGTTATTCCGGCAAAGGCGGAATCAAGAAGAAAAAGCAGATGCTTTTGGGTGAAGGGGTTATTTTTAAAAACGATAAAGTGGACAAAATTTGTTTTGTTTATTAA